A single Brassica rapa cultivar Chiifu-401-42 chromosome A04, CAAS_Brap_v3.01, whole genome shotgun sequence DNA region contains:
- the LOC103865813 gene encoding uncharacterized protein LOC103865813: MADLKEGKPVSSSSSSPSSSLSLSTMQIDVEMWKIAEERAQEILNTIQPICVADRSRNEIFAYVQTLVRNRLGTEVFNFGSVPLKTYLPDGDIDLTVLTPQDKEEDFAKALLSILEAESGESNFHVTDVQYVPAQVKVIKCKIKNIAVDISFNQMGGLSALCFLEQADQIFGRDHLFKRSIILIKAWCYYESRILGANTGLISTYALAVLVLHIINIGYPSLSGPLAVLFKFLDYYASFDWGKNCVTVHGPVLISSLPDMTQTENHEVVLNEKFVRECMESYSFSTKAVEANGRHFPVRYFNIVDPLKHSNNLGRSVTKGNVQRLKHAFTLGAKKLKDVLTLPRETMGWKLENFFGNSLERNGKGQRLDVDEPITAFGTGRSEVSELRGDCERYFQSLVYGKWFHGEPKLWIPQGQDTSSWDTVNGQENNFYWRNVNGAISLQNMGRSRGTGTFIPKMGQQSYTDRFGSQPRTVKSLPSGSQS; this comes from the exons ATGGCTGATCTTAAAGAGGGGAAGCCAGTctcctcatcttcatcatccCCATCATCATCTTTGTCACTATCAACAATGCAAATAGATGTAGAAATGTGGAAGATTGCTGAGGAAAGGGCTCAGGAGATACTAAACACCATCCAACCAATCTGTGTTGCCGACAGAAGTAGGAATGAGATATTCGCTTATGTCCAAACCCTTGTCAGGAATCGTCTTGGAACTGAG GTCTTTAATTTTGGTTCAGTGCCATTAAAAACCTATCTCCCAGATGGAGATATTGATCTGACAGTCCTAACTCCTCAAGATAAGGAGGAGGACTTTGCTAAAGCATTGCTCAGTATTCTTGAAGCTGAAAGCGGAGAATCTAACTTCCATGTTACTGATGTTCAGTATGTCCCAGCACAG GTCAAGGTGATAAAGTGCAAAATCAAGAACATTGCTGTAGATATCTCCTTTAATCAAATGGGAGGACTATCTGCTTTATGTTTTCTGGAGCAG GCTGACCAAATTTTTGGGAGAGACCACCTGTTCAAACGTAGCATCATTTTGATCAAGGCTTGGTGCTATTATGAGAGCCGTATACTCGGTGCCAACACTGGATTGATTTCAACATATGCATTGGCAGTACTAGTCTTGCATATTATCAACATAGGTTATCCATCACTGTCTGGCCCTTTAGCG GTACTGTTTAAGTTCTTGGATTACTATGCATCATTTGATTGGGGTAAGAACTGTGTCACGGTCCATGGTCCTGTCCTGATATCTTCTCTTCCAGATATGACAC AAACCGAGAATCATGAAGTTGTCTTGAACGAGAAGTTCGTTAGAGAATGCATGGAGTCATATTCGTTTTCAACTAAAGCAGTTGAAGCAAACGGCCGTCATTTTCCTGTGAGGTATTTCAACATAGTGGATCCTTTGAAACACAGTAACAACCTTGGCCGTAGTGTGACAAAAG GCAATGTGCAACGTTTAAAACATGCTTTTACTCTAGGAGCTAAGAAGCTCAAAGATGTGCTTACACTGCCTAGAGAAACCATGGGCTGGAAACTTGAGAATTTCTTTGGTAATTCACTGGAGAGAAACGGTAAGGGACAAAGACTAGACGTGGATGAACCTATCACGGCTTTTGGCACTGGAAGATCAGAAGTATCTGAGCTCAGAGGAGATTGTGAAAGATACTTCCAGAGTCTTGTATATGGGAAGTGGTTTCATGGTGAGCCTAAGTTATGGATCCCTCAGGGTCAGGACACAAGTTCTTGGGACACTGTGAATGGCCAAGAGAATAATTTCTATTGGAGGAATGTGAATGGAGCAATCTCGTTGCAGAACATGGGAAGATCCAGAGGAACAGGCACTTTCATTCCTAAAATG GGACAACAATCTTATACAGACAGGTTCGGTAGCCAACCGAGGACAGTGAAGTCATTGCCTTCAGGGTCTCAGTCTTAA
- the LOC103866023 gene encoding glutathione S-transferase T3-like, with amino-acid sequence MLISAWLNTSKDAIVGNNQKFSTFWKRVGEYFFAALNGGDGGNVVESSEHVHYKQRWHKINIETNRFCASYAAAERQISSGQHENDVLKKAHEIFYLDHQSKFTLEHAWCVLRYEQKWLNLNTTHATVSSKRKTGVSDSQPTTPNVGGEEIRPEGVKAAKANRSAMGKGKSVADCTAVWELRKEDLDRKEKLSKLAILDTLLARTGPLSEAEEVAKNKLLAEYF; translated from the coding sequence ATGCTCATCAGTGCCTGGTTAAATACATCGAAGGATGCTATAGTGGGCAATAACCAAAAGTTTTCAACGTTCTGGAAAAGAGTGGGAGAGTATTTCTTCGCAGCTCTGAATGGTGGAGATGGCGGAAATGTTGTTGAAAGTAGCGAACATGTTCATTACAAGCAGAGGTGGCACAAGATTAATATAGAAACCAACAGGTTTTGTGCTTCATATGCGGCTGCGGAGCGACAGATAAGTAGTGGTCAGCATGAGAATGATGTTCTCAAGAAGGCCCATGAGATCTTCTACCTCGATCACCAGTCCAAATTTACACTTGAACATGCGTGGTGTGTGTTGAGGTATGAGCAGAAATGGCTTAACCTCAACACCACTCACGCTACTGTAAGTTCAAAGCGGAAAACCGGTGTATCAGATTCCCAACCTACCACCCCAAATGTTGGTGGAGAAGAGATACGCCCCGAAGGAGTAAAGGCTGCAAAAGCTAATCGGAGTGCAATGGGTAAGGGAAAATCTGTTGCTGACTGTACGGCGGTTTGGGAGCTGAGGAAGGAGGATTTGGACCGGAAAGAAAAGCTGTCAAAGCTTGCCATCTTAGACACTCTTCTAGCCAGAACCGGACCACTCAGTGAGGCTGAAGAAGTAGCCAAAAACAAGCTCCTCGCCGAGTATTTCTAG
- the LOC117133616 gene encoding uncharacterized protein LOC117133616 — protein MGSSSHYHYHREDDDDEFETMVEEFLQIPDTTPEPRRRKKRIHIERNREEGHMKLWNDYFSDTPTFPHNIFRRRFRMNKTLFMGIVHRLSQEIEYFQPKEDAAGRSSLSPLQKCTAALRQLAYGGAADAVDEYIRMGETTARNCLHHFTAGIIQLFGDYYLRRPTPEDLQRLLYIGQQRGFPGMIGSIDCMHWEWKNCPAAWKGMYSRGTGKPTIVLEAVASQDLWIWHAFFGAPGTMNDLNILDRSPVFDDIINGHAPEVNFHVNGREYDLAYYLADGIYPKWATFIQSIRLPQGPKHCLFAKHQEFVRKDVERAFGVLQARFAVVRNPSNLWDKNKIGNIMRACIILHNMIVEDERDSYGNASVFEQGEDEDPTFVVRRPTNLGATLGRRADVRDTPGHHQLKADLVENIWDKFGHLPM, from the coding sequence atggGATCTTCTTCTCATTATCATTATCACcgagaggatgatgatgatgaatttgaAACTATGGTAGAAGAATTTTTACAAATTCCAGATACTACTCCTGAACCGAGAAGACGAAAAAAACGTATCCATATTGAGAGAAACCGAGAAGAAGGCCACATGAAGCtttggaatgattattttaGCGACACTCCGACATTCCCGCACAATATATTCCGGAGACGGTTTCGGATGAACAAGACATTGTTCATGGGTATTGTGCATCGTCTCTCGCAAGAAATTGAGTATTTTCAACCAAAAGAAGACGCAGCCGGACGGTCTAGCCTATCTCCGCTCCAAAAATGTACCGCAGCACTTCGGCAATTGGCGTATGGTGGTGCGGCTGATGCCGTTGACGAATATATCCGGATGGGTGAAACAACAGCTAGAAATTGTCTGCACCATTTTACCGCCGGAATAATTCAGTTGTTTGGCGATTACTACCTAAGACGTCCAACACCGGAGGATCTGCAAAGGCTACTATATATTGGACAACAACGTGGATTCCCAGGAATGATtggaagcatcgactgtatgcattgggagtggaagaattgcccAGCCGCTTGGAAAGGAATGTATTCACGAGGAACCGGAAAACCCACAATTGTGTTGGAGGCGGTAGCTTCACAAGAcctctggatatggcacgcatttttTGGAGCTCCAGGTACTATGAACGATCTTAATATACTTGATAgatcacctgtttttgatgacattattaACGGGCACGCTCCGGAAGTCAATTTCCATGTCAACGGAAGGGAGTACGATTTGGCTTACTATCTCGCCGATGGTATTTATCCGAAATGGGCTACTTTTATTCAATCTATCCGACTCCCACAAGGTCCAAAACATTGTTTATTTGCTAAACACCAAGAATTTGTGCGTAAAGATGTTGAGCGTGCCTTCGGAGTCCTGCAAGCTAGATTCGCGGTTGTTAGAAATCCGTCTAATTTATGGGATAAAAACAAAATAGGAaatattatgagagcatgtatcatactccataatatgattgtcgaaGATGAACGAGATTCCTACGGAAACGCATCAGTATTTGAACAAGGAGAAGATGAGGATCCCACTTTTGTAGTCAGACGACCTACAAATCTCGGTGCTACATTGGGACGTCGAGCAGATGTTCGGGATACACCAGGCCATCACCAATTAAAAGCAGATTTGGTTGAAAATATATGGGATAAATTTGGACATCTCCCAATGTAA